Proteins encoded together in one Triticum dicoccoides isolate Atlit2015 ecotype Zavitan chromosome 7B, WEW_v2.0, whole genome shotgun sequence window:
- the LOC119341321 gene encoding uncharacterized protein LOC119341321 — MRDMSKYILLLATLVATVTYAAGFNPPGGVWQDTDDAAGRLAGDSIIRTTSYRRYLVFYYCNATAFASSLVVIVLVLFLALLRDRNKWISMRPLLAAMVLDLVSVMGAYAAGTCRDKLTTIYSLVLVGLVVLYLVGQMAVASFWPGHYFYSHDDPTADKRLRKVLMLLATFAVSVTYIAGMSTPGGFWDDPESGHRPGDAILKDSHGKRLTTFLCFNAMAFVASLLIIVVLLDRKPRLKEAYGCIAIALISLVGAYTAGSCRETDTTIYVISLVGAVLAFIIFLQAVVYFKEKVPVLKTDLCFSATSRKAADKASSLVLLLATLAAAITYQAGLDPPGGVWQDNGQGHMAGDPILLTTNPGRYKAFFYCNSVAFVASLVAIILVQNKLLLETHVLEAAMVLDLFGLIGAYAAGSCRDVSTSIYAMALAGGVLVYVVIHVVFLTLDHTDTITPQEIEMVEKRRKRLLLFAVLAATVTYQAGLTPPGGFRLHDNESGGFQAGDPVLLNNFPRRYTAYFYCNSVSFMLSIALIILLVNPHLYRPAIRSYALAICTAVGMFGLMGAYAAGSTQHLKTSIYIFALVVVVLFVIATLFLLFLNKNRNTSSQPKPENGEDDKKTTYAKQKYLMLLGILVASVTYQAGLDPPGGAWQHSSEWYDAGNPVMHDNRRPRYLAFFYSNSTSFVASIVVIIILLLEWKDKKKRSLTLRVLSTTIVLDLLALLVAYAAGSSRGWKTSVYVVALIIAVLAYIAIHVILAFLCSHHNDSSQPPANPPPIQEEANGGNQA, encoded by the exons ATGCGGGACATGAGCAAGTACATCCTGCTGCTCGCAACGCTGGTGGCCACGGTGACGTACGCCGCGGGGTTCAACCCGCCGGGAGGCGTCTGGCAGGACACCGACGACGCCGCGGGCCGCCTCGCTGGCGACTCCATCATCCGGACCACCAGCTACCGCCGGTACCTGGTGTTCTACTACTGCAACGCCACCGCGTTCGCCTCGTCGCTGGTGGTCATCGTTCTCGTCCTCTTCCTCGCCCTCCTGCGAGACAGGAACAAATGGATCAGCATGCGGCCGCTGCTGGCAGCCATGGTGTTGGACCTGGTGAGCGTCATGGGGGCCTACGCCGCCGGCACCTGCCGCGACAAGCTCACCACCATCTACTCCTTGGTGCTGGTGGGCCTCGTCGTCCTCTACCTTGTCGGTCAAATGGCGGTGGCCTCCTTCTGGCCAGGTCACTACTTCTACTCCCACGACGACCCCACCGCTGATAAACGGCTCCGCAAGGTCCTGATGCTACTCGCGACGTTTGCGGTGAGCGTCACCTACATAGCCGGGATGAGCACGCCAGGTGGCTTCTGGGACGACCCCGAGAGCGGCCACCGCCCCGGCGACGCGATCCTCAAGGACAGCCACGGCAAGCGCCTGACGACCTTCTTGTGCTTCAACGCCATGGCGTTCGTGGCGTCGCTGCTCATCATCGTGGTGCTTCTGGATAGGAAGCCCCGCTTGAAAGAGGCCTACGGGTGTATCGCCATTGCGCTGATCAGCCTCGTCGGCGCGTACACCGCCGGCAGCTGCAGGGAGACCGACACCACCATCTATGTCATCAGCCTGGTTGGTGCTGTCCTCGCCTTCATTATATTCCTCCAAGCTGTCGTTTATTTCAAAGAAAAAGTGCCCGTT CTTAAAACTGACCTCTGTTTCTCTGCAACTTCCAGGAAGGCAGCGGACAAGGCTAGCTCCCTTGTTCTGTTGCTCGCCACTCTTGCAGCGGCCATCACATACCAAGCAGGGTTGGACCCGCCGGGTGGAGTCTGGCAGGACAACGGACAAGGGCACATGGCCGGCGACCCGATCCTCTTGACCACGAATCCTGGGCGGTACAAGGCCTTCTTCTACTGCAACTCCGTCGCCTTTGTGGCATCCTTGGTCGCCATCATCCTGGTCCAGAACAAGCTTCTGCTCGAGACCCACGTGCTGGAGGCAGCCATGGTATTGGACTTGTTTGGCCTCATTGGTGCGTACGCCGCCGGGAGCTGCCGGGATGTAAGCACCTCCATTTACGCCATGGCCTTGGCAGGGGGCGTCCTGGTCTACGTGGTGATCCATGTCGTCTTCCTCACGCTGGACCACACCGACACCATAACCCCGCAGGAAATTGAGATGGTGGAGAAGAGGCGCAAGCGGCTGCTCCTATTCGCGGTCTTGGCCGCGACCGTCACTTACCAAGCCGGGTTGACTCCTCCGGGCGGTTTCCGGCTCCATGACAATGAGTCTGGTGGGTTTCAAGCAGGTGACCCGGTCCTCCTAAACAACTTTCCGCGCCGCTACACCGCCTATTTCTACTGCAATTCGGTGAGCTTCATGCTGTCCATTGCCCTCATCATACTGCTAGTGAACCCACATCTATACAGGCCAGCCATACGAAGCTATGCGCTCGCTATTTGCACGGCGGTGGGCATGTTTGGCCTGATGGGTGCCTATGCTGCCGGAAGCACGCAACATCTGAAAACATCCATCTACATCTTCGCGCTGGTGGTTGTGGTCCTCTTCGTTATAGCTACACTGTTCCTATTGTTCTTGAATAAGAACAGAAACACCAGCAGTCAACCGAAGCCAGAGAACGGCGAGGACGATAAAAAGACAACATATGCCAAGCAAAAATACCTGATGCTGCTAGGAATCCTTGTGGCAAGTGTCACCTACCAAGCCGGCCTAGATCCGCCCGGGGGAGCTTGGCAGCACAGCAGTGAATGGTACGACGCAGGCAACCCGGTCATGCATGACAACAGGAGGCCCCGGTACCTCGCCTTCTTCTACAGCAACTCTACGTCCTTCGTGGCGTCCATTGTTGTAATCATCATTTTGCTACTGGAgtggaaggacaagaagaaaagGTCGCTCACACTCAGGGTGTTGAGCACGACGATTGTGCTGGATTTGCTCGCTCTCCTGGTGGCCTACGCAGCAGGCTCCAGCAGGGGGTGGAAGACGTCTGTGTATGTCGTTGCACTGATCATTGCGGTGCTGGCCTACATTGCAATTCATGTAATCCTGGCATTCCTGTGTTCACATCATAATGACAGTTCTCAGCCCCCGGCAAATCCTCCTCCGATACAGGAGGAGGCGAACGGTGGGAATCAGGCATAG